One genomic segment of Calonectris borealis chromosome 18, bCalBor7.hap1.2, whole genome shotgun sequence includes these proteins:
- the DDT gene encoding D-dopachrome decarboxylase, whose translation MPFLELETSLPAGRLPPGLAQDLCAAAADILGKPAERVNVTVRSGLPMVLSGSAEPCAQLLVSSIGVVGSAEQNQRHSARFFDFLTAQLGLGPERIVIRFYPLEPWQIGKNRTVMTFL comes from the exons ATGCCGTTCctggagctggagaccagcctgCCGGCCGGCCGGCTGCCGCCGGGGCTGGCCCAGGACCtgtgcgccgccgccgccgacaTCTTGGGCAAACCGGCGGAG CGGGTGAACGTGACGGTGCGGAGCGGGCTGCCCATGGTGCTGTCGGGCTCGGCCGAGCCCTGCGCCCAGCTGCTCGTCTCCTCCATCGGCGTGGTGGGCTCGGCGGAGCAGAACCAGCGGCACAGCGCCCGCTTCTTCGACTTCCTGACGGCGCAGCTGGGCCTCGGCCCCGAGCG GATTGTCATCCGCTTTTACCCACTGGAGCCCTGGCAGATCGGGAAGAACAGAACAGTCATGACGTTCCTGTGA
- the LOC142090275 gene encoding glutathione S-transferase theta-1, with the protein MGLELYLDLLSQPCRSIYIFARSNNIPFEFKHVELFKDSVLGKKPAAGSGAEQPRAGPSNSEGAGKVSLLKKVPALKDGDFTLAECTAILLYLSRKYNTPDHWYPSDIRKRAQVDEYLSWHHANIRANAPKTMWIKVLIPLFTGQPLPSEKLQEVMEGLSTSLKQFEERFLQDKAFIIGSEISLADLVAIVELMQPVGVGCDVFEDRPRLMEWRRRVEDAVGKELFFQAHEMILNIKELSNIQIDPQLKEHLAPVLMKMLK; encoded by the exons atggggctggagcTGTACCTGGACCTGCTCTCGCAGCCCTGCCGCTCCATCTACATCTTCGCCCGGAGCAACAACATTCCCTTCGAGTTCAAGCACGTGGAGCTCTTCAAAG actcggtgctggggaagaagccggcggcggggagcggcgcggagcagcCCCGCGCAG GACCATCAAACAGTGAAGGAGCTGGCAAAGTCAGCCTCCTGAAGAAAGTACCAGCACtaaaggatggagacttcacccTAGCAGAATG CACTGCCATTCTGCTGTATCTGAGTCGAAAGTATAACACTCCCGACCACTGGTACCCATCAGACATACGAAAACGGGCCCAGGTAGATGAATACCTCTCATGGCATCATGCTAACATCCGGGCTAATGCTCCTAAGACCATGTGGATCAAG GTGCTGATTCCCCTCTTCACAGGGCAGCCACTGCCCTCCGAGAAGCTCCAGGAGGTTATGGAGGGGCTGTCCACTTCCCTGAAGCAATTTGAGGAGAGGTTTCTGCAGGACAAGGCTTTTATCATCGGGAGCGAGATCTCTCTGGCAGATCTTGTGGCCATTGTGGAGCTGATGCAA CCTGTTGGAGTTGGTTGCGACGTCTTTGAAGACAGACCAAGGCTGATGGAGTGGCGCAGGCGGGTGGAGGATGCTGTGGGGAAAGAGCTGTTCTTCCAAGCCCATGAGATGATCCTCAATATCAAAGAACTGAGCAACATTCAAATTGATCCACAGCTGAAAGAGCATCTGGCACCTGTCTTGATGAAGATGTTGAAATGA
- the GSTT2B gene encoding glutathione S-transferase theta-2B, translated as MGLELYLDLLSQPCRALYIFARSNNIPFEFKQVELMKGQHRTEEFRKVNVLMKVPALRDGSFTLAESIAILLYLARKFKTPDHWYPSDLQKRARVDEYLSWQHVNIRGKGSKLFLTKVLLPLLTGQPLPPEKLEGVTEELNVVLKQFEEKFLQDKPFIAGSEISLADLVALVELMQPVGAGYDLFEERPKLAEWRRRVEEAVGKQLFQEAHEGILNAKNLTADKIAPELLEHFKHQLLKQASQN; from the exons atggggctggagcTGTACCTGGACCTGCTCTCGCAGCCCTGCCGGGCGCTCTACATCTTCGCCCGGAGCAACAACATCCCCTTCGAGTTCAAGCAGGTGGAGCTGATGAAGG GGCAGCACAGGACGGAGGAGTTCCGGAAGGTGAATGTCCTGATGAAGGTGCCTGCCCTAAGGGATGGTTCTTTCACCTTAGCAGAGAG CATTGCAATCCTCCTGTACCTGGCCCGGAAATTCAAGACTCCTGATCACTGGTACCCATCTGACCTGCAGAAGAGGGCTAGGGTTGATGAGTACCTGTCATGGCAGCACGTCAACATTCGTGGGAAGGGGAGCAAGCTGTTCTTAACTAAG gtgctgctgcctctcctcacaggccaGCCGCTTCCTCCAGAGAAACTGGAAGGTGTTACTGAAGAGCTGAACGTTGTCCTGAAGCAGTTTGAGGAGAAGTTCTTGCAGGACAAGCCCTTCATCGCAGGCAGTGAGATCTCCCTGGCAGACCTTGTAGCACTGGTGGAGCTCATGCAG cctGTAGGTGCTGGCTACGACCTCTTTGAGGAGAGGCCGAAGTTAGCAGAGTGGCGCAGGCGGGTGGAAGAGGCGGTGGGGAAGCAGCTCTTCCAGGAAGCCCATGAAGGGATCTTGAATGCCAAGAACTTGACTGCTGATAAGATTGCACCTGAACTGCTGGAGCATTTCAAGCACCAGCTCCTAAAGCAGGCCAGCCAGAATTAG